CCAACGGGAACAGCCCGAGCATCGCGCAAGCGACCGCGGCGATGCGAAGACGACCCATCCCAACCCCAAAGGCGACGTGAGCTCACGTCAGCCAGACCCAACGGAAGCAGCGGTCAGACTAACGCAGGCATGGAACAGTCCGCGACGACGAGTCTCTGGCTCGACGGGGTTTCGCGCTCCTATCCACCGCTCGATGCCGATGTAACGGTGGATGTCGCGATCGTGGGCGCGGGCATCGCAGGCGTCGCGACCGCGTACTTCCTCGCTTCGACCGGCGCGAAGGTGGTCGTCCTCGAAGCGCGCGGTGTGGCCGAGGCGGCGAGCGGGCGCAACGCCGGATTCCTCCTCGCAGGCGTTGCCGAAAACTTCGTCGCCGCCTCACGCCGTTACGGCGAGGGCAACGCGCTGAGGATCTGGCGCTTCACGAAGCGCACCCAAGCGCTGGTGCGCTCATTGGTCGCCGAGCACGGCATCAACTGCCGGCTGAGCTGGAACGGGTCGGACCAGATCGCGGGAGACGACGATGAGTGGCGCGAGATACAAGAGAGCGCGCGCCGACTTGCCTCCGAGGGGGTCGCCGTGGCCGTCGATCCAACCGAACGTCGCGCAACATACGCCGAGGACGGAGAGTTCCACCCGGTCCGATGGGTCCGCGGGCTGGCCGCGGCCTCGGTGACGAACGGCGCGAAGATCCACGAGTCCACGCGCGTGAGCGCGATCCGGCAGGGTCAGGCGCT
This window of the Candidatus Limnocylindria bacterium genome carries:
- a CDS encoding FAD-dependent oxidoreductase — encoded protein: MEQSATTSLWLDGVSRSYPPLDADVTVDVAIVGAGIAGVATAYFLASTGAKVVVLEARGVAEAASGRNAGFLLAGVAENFVAASRRYGEGNALRIWRFTKRTQALVRSLVAEHGINCRLSWNGSDQIAGDDDEWREIQESARRLASEGVAVAVDPTERRATYAEDGEFHPVRWVRGLAAASVTNGAKIHESTRVSAIRQGQALTSGGTVRAGAIVLCTNAYTAHLASSRVRPVRGQMLATAPTTPFFARPAYANRGYRYWRQRADGRVLVGGWRDTAAQEEVGEEERTTGAIQRQLETFLREHGITAEVTHRWAGTMGFSHDALPYIGAVAPGVFVCGGFTGHGMAFGPASAELVATLVRGATHPDADLFDPSR